GGCCACGGGCTCTCCCACCAAGGAGGAGAGGGGAAGCCGCTGGGAAGCGGCCTGGGCGGCCACTTGTTCTTCCAGCCAATCTTGTTCCGCCCGTTGGATTTCCGCCGTGCGGTGGAGGAGGCGGCGCAGGCCGGGCGCGTATTGCTTTTCCAGCAGGGGCAGGAGTTCCAGGCGGATCCGGTTGCGCAGGAATTTTGAATCGTGATTACTGGAATCGTTGCGGTGGGGGATTTCTCGTTCAGCCGCGTAGGAGGCGATTTCCGCCCGCCATACGCCGAGCCAGGGGCGGTGGATGGTGAGTCCGTCCCGGACGCTTAGAGGGGCCATGCCGGACCAGGAGGAGCCGGTGCCGCGCAGGAGTTGGAGGAGAAAAGTCTCCACCTGGTCGTCGGCGTGGTGGGCGAGGGCCAGGTCGTGAAGGCCGGTTTTCTTTGCCGCGCGGAGGAAGAAGGCCCAGCGGGCGCGGCGGGCCTCCGCCTCGCTTTTTTTGCCGGCGGCGGCGCGGGCGGTGTGGAAGGTGAGTTTGTGCCGCTTGGCCAGGGCGGCGGCCCAGCGGGCGTCTTCCCGGCTTTCCGGCCGCCAGCCGTGGTCGAAGTGGAGGAGGACGGGGCGGCGGCCGCTTTCCAGGAGGGCGTCTAGGAGCGCGCAGGAATCGAGCCCGCCGGAGAAGCCGAGCAGGAGCTTTTTCGGCAGCGCGTCCAGGGGGCCGGTCATGGGGCTTGGCGCGGGTCGAGCTTCACTTTCCCGACGAGCCAGCCGCCCAAGAGGAAGAAGGCGAGGGGGCCCATGAGCGCCAGCCGGGAGCTGTGGGTCAGGTAGGAGATGAGGCCGTAGACGAGGGGGCCGAAGCCCGCCGCCAGCTTGCCGAAGAGGCCCCAGAAGCCGAAGTATTCGGCGTGGCGGTCTTCCGGCGCCAGCAGGGCGACGACGGCGCGGCTGGCCGACTGGACGGAGCCGAT
This DNA window, taken from Verrucomicrobium sp., encodes the following:
- the tilS gene encoding tRNA lysidine(34) synthetase TilS, which encodes MTGPLDALPKKLLLGFSGGLDSCALLDALLESGRRPVLLHFDHGWRPESREDARWAAALAKRHKLTFHTARAAAGKKSEAEARRARWAFFLRAAKKTGLHDLALAHHADDQVETFLLQLLRGTGSSWSGMAPLSVRDGLTIHRPWLGVWRAEIASYAAEREIPHRNDSSNHDSKFLRNRIRLELLPLLEKQYAPGLRRLLHRTAEIQRAEQDWLEEQVAAQAASQRLPLSSLVGEPVAWQRRLLRRWLENRGVTGLSFEKIEEARSLLEKKGPAKLNLKGGRHLRRRAGLLFLE